The following proteins are co-located in the Rhodococcus opacus B4 genome:
- a CDS encoding helicase HerA-like domain-containing protein, whose translation MTRQSQDGDATSTPAERAAAARAAAAEAARVAAEAAAAAEAAEQEARDAEAAENRAPVGAAADIAAGYSSEGAALELGTVVLGGAVDPAARVRIPLATINRHGLVAGATGTGKTKTLQGIAEQLSAAGVPVVMADVKGDLSGLSQPGEATGKVTDRAAETGDDRWRPAGSPVEFLSLGTEGLGIPVRATITAFGPILLAKVLGLNETQESTLGLIFHWADVQGLALLDLKDLRSVIAHLTSDEGKADLKGIGGVSPATAGVILRALVNLEADGGDTFFGEPELETEDLLRVIDGTGVITLFELGAQAARPALFSTFLMWVLADLFQTLPEEGDLDKPKLVFIFDEAHLLFADASKAFLQQVEQTVKLIRSKGVGVFFCTQLPTDVPNAVLSQLGARIQHALRAFTPDDQKALTKTVRTYPTTDNYDLEKALTSLGIGEAIVTVLSERGSPTPVAWTRIRPPRSLMDTIGNDAIRAVAASSPLSAKYRQTVDRESAYEKLTAKVAGAPTAEPGLDLPPLPDLPPPAPAQPEGPNMAEQILGNSAVKSFLRSAASAAGREITRSIFGTGRRRRR comes from the coding sequence ATGACCCGGCAATCGCAGGACGGCGACGCGACCTCGACCCCGGCGGAGAGAGCGGCGGCAGCGAGGGCAGCGGCCGCCGAGGCGGCCAGGGTGGCGGCGGAGGCAGCGGCAGCGGCGGAGGCAGCCGAGCAGGAGGCCCGGGACGCGGAGGCTGCAGAGAACCGCGCTCCGGTCGGCGCCGCCGCGGACATCGCGGCCGGGTACTCCTCGGAGGGCGCGGCGCTGGAACTGGGAACCGTGGTTCTGGGCGGCGCCGTGGATCCTGCGGCCCGCGTGCGCATCCCTCTCGCGACGATCAACCGGCACGGCCTCGTCGCCGGCGCCACGGGGACGGGAAAGACGAAGACACTGCAGGGTATTGCCGAGCAGCTGTCGGCCGCAGGGGTTCCCGTGGTCATGGCCGACGTGAAGGGCGACCTGTCGGGCCTGTCACAGCCGGGCGAGGCCACGGGCAAGGTCACGGACCGGGCAGCCGAGACGGGCGACGACCGGTGGCGGCCTGCGGGATCACCCGTCGAATTCCTTTCGCTGGGAACGGAAGGCCTGGGCATTCCCGTCCGCGCGACCATCACGGCGTTCGGGCCGATCCTGCTCGCCAAGGTGCTCGGACTCAACGAGACCCAGGAGTCCACGCTGGGGCTGATCTTCCACTGGGCCGACGTCCAGGGGCTCGCGCTGCTCGACCTGAAGGATCTGCGATCGGTCATCGCGCATCTCACCAGCGACGAGGGCAAGGCCGATCTGAAGGGCATCGGCGGCGTGTCCCCGGCCACGGCCGGTGTGATCCTCAGGGCCCTCGTCAATCTCGAAGCCGACGGCGGCGACACGTTCTTCGGGGAACCCGAACTCGAGACCGAGGATCTGCTCCGGGTGATCGACGGCACGGGTGTGATCACCCTGTTCGAGTTGGGCGCCCAGGCCGCGCGCCCGGCACTGTTCTCCACGTTCCTGATGTGGGTGCTGGCAGACCTGTTCCAGACCCTGCCCGAGGAAGGCGATCTCGACAAACCCAAACTCGTCTTCATCTTCGACGAGGCCCACCTGCTCTTCGCGGACGCGTCGAAGGCGTTCCTGCAGCAGGTGGAACAGACCGTGAAGCTCATCCGCTCCAAGGGCGTGGGGGTGTTCTTCTGCACCCAGTTGCCGACGGACGTCCCGAACGCGGTGCTGTCGCAACTCGGCGCGCGGATCCAGCACGCGCTGCGGGCGTTCACGCCCGACGACCAGAAGGCCCTGACCAAAACGGTTCGGACGTACCCGACCACCGACAACTACGACCTCGAGAAGGCGCTCACCTCACTGGGAATCGGCGAGGCGATCGTGACCGTTCTGTCGGAGCGGGGCTCGCCGACGCCGGTGGCGTGGACGAGGATTCGGCCCCCGCGTTCGCTGATGGACACCATCGGCAACGACGCCATCAGGGCCGTGGCCGCGTCGAGCCCGCTGTCGGCGAAGTACCGGCAGACCGTCGACCGGGAATCGGCGTACGAGAAGCTGACCGCCAAGGTCGCCGGTGCGCCGACCGCGGAACCGGGCCTCGACCTGCCACCGCTGCCCGACCTGCCGCCGCCGGCGCCCGCGCAGCCGGAGGGGCCGAACATGGCCGAGCAGATCCTCGGGAACTCCGCCGTGAAGAGTTTCCTCCGGTCGGCGGCGTCGGCGGCAGGCCGCGAGATCACCCGCAGCATATTCGGGACAGGCAGACGTCGCAGGCGGTGA
- the orn gene encoding oligoribonuclease has translation MQDKLVWIDCEMTGLRLGTDKLIEIAALVTDSELNVLGEGVDIVIHADDDALAAMPDVVTKMHENSGLTDEVRKSTVTLAEAEQQVLAYIREHVPVAGTAPLAGNSIATDRGFIARDMPDLDTYLHYRMIDVSSIKELSRRWYPRIYFGQPEKGLAHRALADIKESIRELKYYRKTAFVAEPGPSTSDIAAVVEELGPA, from the coding sequence GTGCAGGACAAACTTGTGTGGATCGACTGTGAAATGACCGGGCTCCGCCTCGGCACCGACAAGCTGATCGAGATCGCGGCTCTGGTCACGGACAGCGAGTTGAACGTGCTCGGTGAGGGTGTCGACATCGTCATCCACGCCGACGACGACGCACTCGCGGCGATGCCCGACGTGGTGACCAAGATGCATGAGAACTCGGGGCTGACCGACGAGGTCCGGAAATCCACGGTCACCCTCGCCGAGGCCGAGCAGCAGGTGCTCGCCTACATCCGCGAGCACGTGCCCGTCGCAGGCACGGCGCCGCTCGCCGGCAATTCGATCGCCACCGACCGCGGGTTCATCGCCCGCGACATGCCGGACCTCGACACCTACCTGCACTACCGCATGATCGACGTCAGCTCCATCAAGGAACTGTCCCGGCGCTGGTACCCGCGGATCTACTTCGGTCAGCCCGAAAAGGGTCTCGCCCACCGCGCCCTGGCCGACATCAAGGAGTCGATCCGGGAGTTGAAGTACTACCGGAAGACGGCGTTCGTAGCCGAGCCCGGACCGTCTACCAGCGACATCGCCGCAGTTGTCGAGGAACTCGGGCCCGCCTGA
- a CDS encoding L,D-transpeptidase — protein MGVGRGGRMRAQSVRSVSKTATIVAASLVFALSIAGCTVSGADSVTSEGEAPIDSNPVTELIKPKLTASAVDGAVGFSPGQPVTVTVADGTLAKVTMLNPEGEPVDGAIAPDGLSWVNTEPLGYDKEYRLEVKANGLGGGTVSTSEFTTSAPGNVTKPYVLPSEGDVVGIGQPIAVQFDENIPDRKAAESAITVTTNPPVEGAFYWVNNREVRWRPQNYWAPGTAVDVKVAVYGRDLGDGLFGQEDVHTTFTIGDALIATADDNTKQVTFERNGEVIMTMPTSMGKDDTPTDNGVYIIGDRFANLVMDSSTYGVPVNSPQGYKTPVDWATRMSYSGIFFHSAPWSVGQQGYSNASHGCLNLSPSNAKWVYDNTKRGDIVIVKNTVGGTLSGTDGLGDWNIPWDVWKAGNANA, from the coding sequence ATGGGTGTGGGGCGTGGCGGGCGCATGCGTGCGCAATCGGTGAGATCCGTCTCGAAGACGGCGACGATTGTGGCGGCATCACTCGTATTCGCATTGTCGATCGCAGGGTGCACCGTCTCCGGTGCCGACAGCGTCACGTCGGAAGGTGAGGCGCCGATCGATTCCAATCCGGTCACCGAACTCATCAAGCCGAAGCTGACGGCGTCGGCAGTCGATGGTGCGGTGGGATTCTCGCCGGGACAACCTGTCACGGTGACGGTGGCCGACGGCACGCTGGCGAAGGTCACCATGCTCAACCCGGAGGGCGAGCCGGTCGACGGTGCCATCGCCCCCGACGGGTTGTCCTGGGTCAACACGGAGCCGCTGGGCTACGACAAGGAGTACCGGCTCGAGGTGAAGGCGAACGGGCTCGGTGGCGGCACCGTCTCGACGTCCGAGTTCACCACCAGCGCGCCCGGAAACGTCACCAAGCCGTACGTGCTGCCGTCGGAGGGCGACGTGGTGGGCATCGGTCAGCCGATCGCCGTCCAGTTCGACGAGAACATCCCCGATCGCAAGGCGGCGGAGTCGGCGATCACGGTGACGACGAATCCGCCCGTCGAGGGCGCGTTCTACTGGGTGAACAACCGTGAGGTGCGGTGGCGTCCGCAGAACTACTGGGCACCCGGCACCGCCGTGGACGTGAAGGTCGCCGTGTACGGCCGGGATCTCGGTGACGGCCTGTTCGGTCAGGAGGACGTCCACACCACGTTCACCATCGGCGACGCCCTCATCGCGACCGCGGACGACAACACCAAGCAGGTGACGTTCGAGCGCAACGGCGAAGTCATCATGACGATGCCCACGTCGATGGGTAAGGACGACACACCCACCGACAACGGCGTCTACATCATCGGCGACCGGTTCGCGAACCTCGTCATGGATTCGTCCACGTACGGCGTGCCCGTCAACTCCCCGCAGGGGTACAAGACTCCCGTCGACTGGGCCACGCGAATGTCGTACAGCGGCATCTTCTTCCACTCGGCGCCGTGGTCGGTGGGGCAGCAGGGCTACTCGAACGCGAGCCACGGCTGCCTGAACCTCAGCCCGTCCAACGCGAAGTGGGTGTACGACAACACGAAGCGCGGCGACATCGTCATCGTGAAGAACACGGTGGGCGGCACCCTGTCGGGCACGGACGGCCTCGGCGACTGGAACATCCCGTGGGATGTCTGGAAGGCGGGCAACGCCAACGCCTGA
- a CDS encoding DUF3618 domain-containing protein: MPRDTESIEREIENARNQLASTLDELTVRTNPKRLVENTKRTLIAKLNEPAVKYGLIAVGAVTGLLVLRKALR, encoded by the coding sequence GTGCCCAGGGACACCGAGAGCATCGAGCGTGAGATCGAGAACGCGCGCAATCAGCTCGCGAGCACTCTCGACGAATTGACGGTCCGCACCAACCCGAAGCGTCTCGTGGAGAACACGAAGCGGACGCTGATCGCGAAGCTGAACGAGCCGGCGGTCAAGTACGGACTGATCGCCGTGGGTGCGGTGACAGGGCTCCTGGTGCTCCGCAAAGCGTTGCGCTGA
- the bcp gene encoding thioredoxin-dependent thiol peroxidase: protein MTDNSRLAPGDTAPAFTLPDADGNDVSLADFRGRKVVVYFYPAASTPGCTKQACDFRDNLADLNGAGLDVIGISPDKPAKLAKFRDNEELTFPLLSDPEKSTLEAWGAFGEKKMYGKTVQGVIRSTFLVDEDGKIEVAQYNVRATGHVAKLRRDLSV from the coding sequence GTGACCGACAACAGCAGACTCGCCCCGGGCGACACCGCCCCCGCCTTCACGCTGCCCGACGCCGACGGCAACGACGTGTCGCTCGCCGACTTCCGCGGCCGCAAGGTCGTCGTGTACTTCTACCCGGCGGCGAGCACGCCGGGCTGCACGAAACAGGCCTGCGACTTCCGCGACAATCTCGCCGACCTCAACGGAGCGGGCCTGGACGTGATCGGCATCTCCCCCGACAAGCCGGCGAAGCTGGCCAAGTTCCGCGACAACGAGGAACTCACGTTCCCGCTCCTCTCCGACCCCGAGAAGTCCACGCTCGAGGCCTGGGGCGCGTTCGGTGAGAAGAAGATGTACGGCAAGACGGTGCAGGGCGTCATCCGCTCCACGTTCCTCGTCGACGAGGACGGCAAGATCGAGGTGGCCCAGTACAACGTCCGCGCCACCGGCCACGTCGCGAAACTGCGGCGGGACCTGTCCGTCTGA
- a CDS encoding TetR family transcriptional regulator, which produces MESSVSKQAPRRVDPALELQSDPQELLPRRRPTQERSRRKFDALLAASRELLVDVGFESFTCEEVAARADVPIGTLYQFFANKYVIVCELNRQDLVGVQHEIAQFNGEVPSLDWLRFLNSFVDHMAGLWTSDPSRREVWLAMQSTPSTRATGAIHEKAFAEQVSRMLAPLTPQTSRERRTMMAEVLVHVVYSMLNFSVQDNQSHADAVAELKRLMVAYLLVAEKESRTT; this is translated from the coding sequence GTGGAGTCTTCAGTCAGCAAGCAAGCGCCGCGCCGTGTGGATCCGGCGTTGGAGCTGCAGTCGGACCCGCAGGAACTCCTGCCGCGCAGACGTCCGACCCAGGAACGTAGCCGCCGCAAGTTCGACGCACTGCTCGCGGCATCGCGGGAGTTGCTGGTGGACGTGGGATTCGAATCGTTCACCTGCGAGGAGGTCGCCGCCCGCGCGGACGTCCCGATCGGCACGCTCTACCAGTTCTTCGCGAACAAGTACGTGATCGTCTGCGAGCTCAACCGCCAGGATCTCGTCGGCGTGCAGCACGAGATCGCCCAGTTCAACGGCGAGGTCCCGTCCCTCGACTGGCTGCGGTTCCTCAACTCGTTCGTCGACCACATGGCGGGCCTGTGGACGTCGGATCCGTCGAGGCGCGAGGTGTGGCTGGCGATGCAGTCGACGCCCTCGACGCGGGCCACCGGGGCCATCCACGAGAAGGCGTTCGCGGAGCAGGTCTCGCGGATGCTCGCACCGCTCACCCCGCAGACGTCGCGGGAGCGGCGCACGATGATGGCCGAGGTGCTCGTCCACGTCGTGTATTCGATGCTCAACTTCTCGGTGCAGGACAATCAGAGCCACGCAGACGCCGTCGCCGAACTGAAACGGCTGATGGTGGCGTACCTGCTGGTCGCCGAAAAGGAATCTCGCACCACGTAG
- a CDS encoding holo-ACP synthase AcpS, producing MGVLGIGFDLVTVSEFAEQLDRPGTAMLDNFTPGERRDAVTRSSDPARHFAARWAAKEAVIKAWSTSLFASPPVLPEMIHHLIEVVTDAWGRPSIRLRGDVAKHLTDVKIHISLTHDGDMAGAFAVIESV from the coding sequence ATGGGAGTTCTGGGGATCGGCTTCGATCTCGTGACGGTGTCGGAGTTTGCCGAGCAGCTGGACCGGCCAGGGACGGCCATGCTCGACAACTTCACACCGGGCGAGCGTCGGGACGCCGTGACCCGGAGCTCCGATCCGGCTAGACATTTCGCCGCCCGGTGGGCTGCGAAGGAGGCAGTGATCAAAGCCTGGTCCACGTCTCTCTTCGCCAGCCCGCCGGTGCTGCCCGAGATGATCCACCACCTGATCGAGGTGGTGACGGACGCGTGGGGGCGACCGAGTATCCGCTTACGCGGGGACGTCGCCAAGCATCTGACCGATGTGAAGATCCACATCTCGCTCACCCACGACGGAGACATGGCCGGCGCGTTCGCCGTCATCGAATCCGTGTAG